A stretch of Natronococcus sp. CG52 DNA encodes these proteins:
- a CDS encoding complex I subunit 4 family protein, translated as MIIEALIAVALVGALVTVIAPNRIAGKLAFAISLIPAALSLWMFTAFDGSGNALLDGELAFESRTEWIQLGDYAISWFVGLDGISLPLVVLTTVLTTLAIMSSWTPIDERESQFYGLLLFIEANLIGVFTALDFFVWFIFWEAVLIPMYLLIGVWGGPRRKYAAIKFFVYTNVASLLMFGAFITLVFGLGDAVTSFALPEIATAMTEGGPEGFVGLGGSTLASLVFVAMFIGFAVKVPVVPFHTWLPDAHVEAPTPASVLLAGVLLKMGTYALLRFNFTMFPEQVATYAVPIAAIAVISVIYGAMLALAQTDLKRIVAYSSVSSMGYVILGLIAYTQFGVGGATFQMVSHGLISGLMFMAVGVIYNATHTRMVTDMSGMADRMPVAVGILVAGAFGYMGLPLMSGFFGEFTIFFGAFGAEQLPYSQVFTPLAMFGIVVVAGYLLFALQRTVFGPYHLETDYEVGRAPLHDVAPMFVLLGIIIVLGVAPELIFEMITDAVDPILENGGEL; from the coding sequence ATGATAATCGAAGCGCTAATCGCGGTCGCACTGGTGGGCGCGCTGGTGACGGTCATCGCGCCGAATCGTATCGCTGGCAAACTGGCGTTCGCCATCAGTCTGATCCCCGCGGCGCTCAGCCTGTGGATGTTCACGGCGTTCGACGGCAGCGGGAACGCCTTACTCGACGGCGAACTCGCCTTCGAGTCCCGTACGGAGTGGATCCAGCTCGGCGACTACGCGATCTCGTGGTTCGTCGGACTCGACGGGATCAGTCTCCCGCTGGTCGTTCTGACGACGGTGCTCACGACGCTCGCGATCATGAGTTCGTGGACGCCGATCGACGAGCGCGAGTCGCAGTTCTACGGCCTTCTGCTGTTCATCGAGGCGAACCTGATCGGCGTCTTCACGGCGCTCGATTTCTTCGTCTGGTTCATCTTCTGGGAGGCCGTTCTGATCCCGATGTACCTGCTGATCGGCGTCTGGGGCGGCCCGCGCCGGAAGTACGCGGCGATCAAGTTCTTCGTCTACACGAACGTGGCGTCGCTGCTGATGTTCGGTGCGTTCATCACGCTCGTGTTCGGTCTCGGCGACGCCGTCACGAGCTTCGCGCTGCCCGAAATCGCGACGGCGATGACCGAGGGCGGCCCGGAAGGCTTCGTGGGCCTCGGCGGCTCGACGCTCGCCTCGCTCGTGTTCGTCGCGATGTTCATCGGGTTCGCGGTGAAGGTTCCCGTGGTTCCGTTCCACACCTGGCTGCCCGACGCTCACGTCGAGGCGCCGACGCCGGCGTCGGTGCTACTGGCGGGCGTCCTGCTGAAGATGGGGACCTACGCCCTGCTCCGGTTCAACTTCACGATGTTCCCGGAGCAGGTCGCGACCTACGCGGTACCGATCGCGGCCATCGCCGTGATCAGCGTCATCTACGGCGCGATGCTCGCGCTCGCCCAGACGGACCTGAAGCGGATCGTCGCCTACTCCTCCGTGTCGTCGATGGGGTACGTCATCCTCGGGCTGATCGCCTACACCCAGTTCGGGGTCGGCGGCGCGACCTTCCAGATGGTCAGCCACGGGCTGATCTCCGGGCTGATGTTCATGGCCGTCGGCGTCATCTACAACGCGACTCACACCCGGATGGTCACGGACATGTCCGGGATGGCGGACCGGATGCCGGTCGCGGTCGGCATCCTCGTCGCCGGCGCGTTCGGCTACATGGGGCTGCCGCTGATGAGCGGCTTCTTCGGCGAGTTCACGATCTTCTTCGGGGCCTTCGGCGCCGAACAGCTCCCGTACTCGCAGGTGTTCACGCCGCTGGCGATGTTCGGAATCGTCGTCGTCGCGGGCTACCTGCTGTTCGCGCTCCAGCGCACCGTCTTCGGACCGTACCACCTGGAAACCGACTACGAAGTGGGCCGCGCGCCGCTGCACGACGTCGCGCCGATGTTCGTGCTGCTGGGCATCATCATCGTCCTCGGCGTGGCGCCCGAACTGATCTTCGAGATGATTACCGACGCAGTCGATCCGATCCTCGAGAACGGAGGTGAACTGT